TTGAGAACGATTCACACCTGTGAGAGAGAGGAATACATACTGTATCAAGGGCCAACCACCTTGACTTTGAATTCCACATAACAAATAAACTGTTCGGTCAAGTTTTAACTTCAAGATAGATCTCATTCATGGAGATTTTTGTTCCTAAAATATAGATATTAATAAATTGAACGACCCTTCAAATCTAGGCATCACTGACCAAGTAATTAATGGGCAAACCTATGGTCAGCTTGCAGGAGAATGTCAAAAGAGGATTTGATCAATTTACAAAAGTTAACGAAACAAAAGCCTACCAGTCATGAGCTGTTCCAATCAAGCCTCGATCGTATATGATCTTTAACTTGGATGATTCATTGACTGGAGCAACATTCATTACCCAAACATCCTTGTCATTTAGGGCAGCAGCAAATCCACCAAGATTTGAATTCATGTCCATGACATTTCTGAGTGAGTTCCTAAATATGACAGATTTCATCTGCTTCCAGTACTCGGCCACTCGATAATGCCATACATTCTGCATCACAGTCATCAGATAAGTTGACACATACATCAGAACTACAGGAATTAAAGATGAGACAACATTAATACGGAAGTGCAGTCCATCGTTATAAAAGACTTGCCATGTCATTCTGAAATTCCTCGATACTGATACCAATTTCTTCTAGACGCGGTGGAGGTGCTGTGAGCCTTCGTGGCCAGGGTTCTAGTCCACTCCCCTTTTCCCGGTGCATCTctaatatcataaaaatgtgGGTAATTAAGTgattaaatgaaaaaaaatgacGCACTCATGATTCCAgttcaaaatattattacaaTTCATTAAATgcaaaaggaaagaaaatattCCACCTAAAATTGATAACAAGGAGAAATATTACATGCAATCAAATCAATTAATTTTCTTTCTGGGTAATAGAACAACATGGTCCATCAACTTTAATTCCACACCAAAAATTGTTGATAGAAAAACTGGCAAACTATATGCACAAACAGCAGAGTCATAAATTATTGCCATACAGAATTAAAAACTTCTTCCTATTAAGTTTGTCTGCTATGTACAGTTAAAGTATGATGAGGAAAATCAAGAATTCTGTCATCATGCTGTGATATATTCTAGTAGGTTGGTGAGATATTCTAGTAGGTTGGAAGGTTTACTGATTGATGATTAACATTAATAAACACGTACTCGCTGAATATGGAGTGATGCATCCTTTCATAAGCACATTCCATGTCGTGTCTGGATCATCATCGGAACTACACATAAGTGGTAAAGTTCCTAGAGTTCTTTTCCTATAGCAACTATTACTTAAAGACTTGGCCCATATCACGGTTTGGTCTTTCCTCGCAACAACTCTCCAGCACATTCTTCGCAGAAGGTCGTGCATCAGGCTCCAAATTCTTTGATTTTCCACATCATGTGCATATGCTTCGGGTGAAGAGTAGACAAAATAGCCTCCTGGTCTGAGCAATCTGTCCAATTCCAGCAAAAGAATACCATCTCTTTGAAGCCAATCAATCCGACAGCGGGAACAGTGAGCCAATTCAAATGATCTGCTGGGATACGGCAATCTTCTGGTGCCCAAAACACCTAAAGTGGCGGGGATCCCCCTCTCTAGTGCAAACTGAATTTGATTTTCATGGACATCATTAGGAGCAAGCGACATGGCAACGATGTTATGGCGAAGGAGATACGCTCCAAAACTGGCAACCCCACAGCCCACATCAAGAACATTTCGGATATGGCCACCATTATGGAGTTTTTCATCAGGAAATTTAAGCATCTATAGCAGAAACAACACGAAGAGTTAGAAAACAAAGCAAACTAAACATAAAACCACAAGATGAAAACTATAGCTGATTGAGCCTATACAAACGCACCCCAGCAATAGCAGCAATGTAAATGTCAGCACCATAGTGGAAATGGGTGCCACCACCTGGAAACTTGATCTTTTCACCATCCACAACCATCCAATTCTGATCCGACTTCTCCTGTGCTAGATTCGTATGGGGTATATTCGCCTTCCAAACTTGATCCCGACTCATCGGCCATCTAATTGAGATCTGGACTTCTAACATCAAATTCCATTGGATTCAAAACTAACAAATTGGATTCAAAACTAACAAATTGAAAATGCGGTAACTACGGCGGCAGAATCACATGCATTCTAGGGAACAGATAACAGAACAAAGCAACACAAAATTTATACTCGAAATTTAATATCAGCATCCGTCAAAATGTATCCAATGAAAGATGATAATCACCCAATAAAATTCTCGAATGTTGATTCCAGAGCTTATACCACTCTTTGCGAAATACAGAGCAGAGAAGCAACAAACCTTGTAAAAATGTATCCAATGGAAAGTGCTAAATCACTTTAAATCTTATCATTGACGTTAAATATGTAAAAAAACACCCAATAAATTCTCGAAAATTGTTGATTCCAGAGCTTCTACCACTCTGTGCGAAATACAGAGAAGATGAAGCAAACAAAACTTGTAACCAAGGGGAGGAGGGGATAAGGCAATTGTAACGGCGCCGGGCTGCGGACCAATGCCATTTCTTAGTGCTCCATTAAATCAATTGAGCTTCAACTTCATCTGAGACACATATCCCTATCCAGACAAAGGGTTATCAACTCCGATATCTCAAATCACAAAACCTACCAAAAATCCGTAAAGAGAAAACAAACAAAGACACAAGAAGTCATAAATAGTAACTGTGAACTGGAAAACACATCAACACTCGCACATACTATTACTCACTGGGATGCTTTGGGAACGTCAGGATTGAGATCTCCGACCCGAGCACTTCATCGAAACCCCTTTTTCTCATCAAATCCTCCGTCTACTCCCTCAGCGACGCCGTCAAATGAATCGTCTGCACGTGGCAGAGCAGAGGAAAACAGAGCGCCATAATACAGACAAACCAATCCCAATAACACCAACGAACCCATTAACACGAACTTCAACAGCCCCGTCGATTGAACAGCGTCCCTCTTCGGATTCATTTCGTTCACCAAAGCAAGCAAATGGAACCCGATTCTAGAACCCTAGCAGTGGATGCATTCCCGATTAACGAAATGGAGACACCGCCGTGTTCTAGCTTCGAGGGAGAGAACGCAAAGCGAGGTAGCTCGGCGACTCCTTGTGCGTGTTTTCTCCACTTGTGAGGGAGAACATGATAGCATGTGCACCGGCTTTGTGttcctccccccccccccccccccccccccccccccccccgatGTCGTGGGAGAATGCTATTGGTTGGATTGGTTTAGGTAGCCGAAGAGTCAGGATGTCGACTGAttaataaataaactaattcaaattataatatataaaaaaatattcggTAAATGAGGGTTCGACGAGGACAGGAGAAATGTCGGGTCCCAGTTGATGTACGAGTCGGGTCCTACCCGTTTATGGATCATGACTCGTGAGTGAGACTTGTGCTTATTTTTGAGCAAATGAATCCATGATATACTTCATTCAATGTGACGGGCCAGAGTCCAGATCAATTTACCAGAACGGGCCCAATAATCTTTGAATCGATTTTCAAAATATGCCGATTTTATAGTTACGATATCTCTATTTTCGATTTATCAAGTTACATATATCGATATATTATAATTCATATGTACGGATCGGGTCTGGCTAAACTCGAGACTCACCCGGACTCGATTACGACCCACTTATGTGTGCGGGTTAAGATTTCAACCGGGACCATTGTGATCATTCTTTTGCTAACTTTTAAAATTGCTGAAAATGTGTCTTCAAGTTATGTATATTTAAGTTGATCAGATATTGGACGATAAAAACTACTCGAGATTGTCTTTTAACCTCGTAATTTTGATatcatgaaaaaaattatacaatAACTATTGCCTATGACAATACATtcgataattttatattttatatttatattagttcTCACATCAATCACCAAAATAACAGCAAAAATATTTGGTTGATGTGTGCTATTTaggaaataaaaatattttgaactaGGTTAATATATCCACTCGTATATTTGCAAATATATCTATATGTTTTATTCattaatataaatctataattataattataattacaaCTAGAAATTTGTGACATATACGTTAAAAATGGAGAaagtagtttttttttaaaaaaaaaagtcattaaattaaagattatcaaatatttaaatgaaatgatagaataaaagataagatgaaaatataaatattgaaaatttaaatgaaattttttcgaataaattaaatatgtgcAATAAGATACAATGCTTCTTATTGAAAGGAAATCAATTCAAATTTTGGATTTTCGAATTGAGAAAGACAGAGAATTCTCACTATTTTTCAGATTCGTGGATCCAATTCAATTCAGTTGCTTAGCTTATGATTGCATTGAATAATCGCAGTTCTAGAATGAATATGAGGTTTTAATTGATTCTATTGGGTCTTAACATGAGAATTCATATtagagaaaaaaattaaaatgaaaaaagaaGAAATAGGTAAATAGATGATTCGGTTTAGGCTGCTCCCATTTCGCTCACCGTTATTATCTGAATCACTTTTACTTTCTTTTCTTCTAACCACTAAGATGTTTCAGTTCGCAAAAAAATCAACGGAACCTGCTTCATTTTCAGTTAAATTCTTCGAGTGATTACAATACTGATCGGAAAGATAAAAACTTTAACATGTTAGAAATTAGTTACTCTGAAAAAATCTGAATTTCCACCGATCTTTTAGTATTAGTTAACTTATTTAAATTCTATATGAACAGACTTAGAAAATCCCTAGAAATGTTTgactttaatttatatatatatatatatatatatatatatatatatatatatatatatatatatatatataattgaggtttatataataattttaaaatggttgtgtgtgttgtgaaaaagtaaaaatttatggtaaaaagtaaaaatctcaaactctcaaaatttaccaaactacacactttataatatttttctctctactcaattatgattttttttcacaaatgagagatctatttatagagtttcattacacataatccaaaaataaaatacatcattacctacatcatcacacacaaatttctaactttacaactcttattttcaacattcaaatattcaactattactttttccatattaaaatatattatttcaacactcccccttgtgatgatgatcatgatacaatgatgtcttcattacgtgttttgtactgcctcgttaaaaaccttacttggaaaaacccattgggataaaaaccatagtaagggaaaaagagtgcagtcacgtaaactccccctgatgttgacatgaacaattcttcacaaatttcgtagattgcgcatcccaatattatatatgtgttttctgaatattgacgtaggaagtgcctttgtgaagagatctgatgagttttcacttgattgaatgtgacgaacatcaatacatttattcttctcaagttccttggtgaatgcgaagaacttaggaggaatatgtttagttctgtcgctttttatgtatccttctttcatttgagcaacacatgcagcattatcttcatatagtatcacaggcttctcatcgaatgataatccgcatgaaatttggatatgttgggtcattgattttaaccacacacattcacgacttgcttcatgtagtgcaataatctcggcatgatttgatgaagttgttacgagcgtttgtttctgtgaacgccaagatattgcagtgcctccacgagtaaatacatatccagtttgggaacgtgccttgtgtggatcagataagtatccagcatcagcataaccaattatacttggattagcatcttttgaatacaaaagtcccaagtctgtctgtaaggaccgtgtatcgtattatcgtaaatctcatatgattatcgataattaatgaaattgtcatatGATTAGGTATTTGATGTATCttatgacaatgaaattgagaaatgaatattgtatatgaattgatgttgtaaGAATTTGATTTGAGAAGCCGGACGCCAAAATAGTACAAAACCAatattttgtacagaacatgtggcgcccgagcggtaggaaattaccgcccgagcgccagggaatGAAAACTTGATATTcgggcagaacacctcgcgcccgagcggtaatttttgaccgctcgagcgaggTGTAAGTTGAAAccgggggcagaatgtctcgcgctcgggcgcgagaattctaccgcccgagcgcggaaaCGGTGTAGTGATAAGAACGAAGtttcttcttcattttctttattcTTTCACTTCAGTTTCGAGAGTATACGAGAGAAATCgattttctttcttacaaatcgacttcgaaacgctgtctaaacgcgaaacaaattatatatttgtaatcgTCGCGTAGAGGGCttcagactgaggtaattttcttctgatttcagcagctttaaatatcaaagtgctggaatagcatgtatttgaagttgaatttctgatatgtagtagaatatccgacaataaactcgtattcgaagtcggaattgaattatgatatgattatgatttgatatgaatttttgaagtttcaaatgatatttgaaactcatattaatgattctggagcatgttattgattgaaatgaatatgtaattgatgtagataaagtgtatctGCAGACTACATCAatttggaacgaagaattgaggtatgttgcgaccgggtaacatacgacaggtatctgtattatatgatatatgattggattgatttgattggattggattggaatacgtgtctatgtgcctatttgatgatttgatgtggcataca
This is a stretch of genomic DNA from Primulina eburnea isolate SZY01 chromosome 11, ASM2296580v1, whole genome shotgun sequence. It encodes these proteins:
- the LOC140806344 gene encoding probable methyltransferase PMT9 isoform X1 translates to MALVRSPAPLQLPYPLLPLVTKVQISIRWPMSRDQVWKANIPHTNLAQEKSDQNWMVVDGEKIKFPGGGTHFHYGADIYIAAIAGMLKFPDEKLHNGGHIRNVLDVGCGVASFGAYLLRHNIVAMSLAPNDVHENQIQFALERGIPATLGVLGTRRLPYPSRSFELAHCSRCRIDWLQRDGILLLELDRLLRPGGYFVYSSPEAYAHDVENQRIWSLMHDLLRRMCWRVVARKDQTVIWAKSLSNSCYRKRTLGTLPLMCSSDDDPDTTWNVLMKGCITPYSAKMHREKGSGLEPWPRRLTAPPPRLEEIGISIEEFQNDMNVWHYRVAEYWKQMKSVIFRNSLRNVMDMNSNLGGFAAALNDKDVWVMNVAPVNESSKLKIIYDRGLIGTAHDWCESFSTYPRTYDLLHAWSVFSQIEDRGCSSQDLLIEMDRILRPEGFVVIRDSPSVISYVHKFLASLKWDGWSSEVEPSADSLSLSDERVLIARKKLWDENHVS
- the LOC140806344 gene encoding probable methyltransferase PMT9 isoform X2 — protein: MSRDQVWKANIPHTNLAQEKSDQNWMVVDGEKIKFPGGGTHFHYGADIYIAAIAGMLKFPDEKLHNGGHIRNVLDVGCGVASFGAYLLRHNIVAMSLAPNDVHENQIQFALERGIPATLGVLGTRRLPYPSRSFELAHCSRCRIDWLQRDGILLLELDRLLRPGGYFVYSSPEAYAHDVENQRIWSLMHDLLRRMCWRVVARKDQTVIWAKSLSNSCYRKRTLGTLPLMCSSDDDPDTTWNVLMKGCITPYSAKMHREKGSGLEPWPRRLTAPPPRLEEIGISIEEFQNDMNVWHYRVAEYWKQMKSVIFRNSLRNVMDMNSNLGGFAAALNDKDVWVMNVAPVNESSKLKIIYDRGLIGTAHDWCESFSTYPRTYDLLHAWSVFSQIEDRGCSSQDLLIEMDRILRPEGFVVIRDSPSVISYVHKFLASLKWDGWSSEVEPSADSLSLSDERVLIARKKLWDENHVS